Proteins from one Podospora pseudocomata strain CBS 415.72m chromosome 4, whole genome shotgun sequence genomic window:
- the PKC1_1 gene encoding Serine/threonine kinase (EggNog:ENOG503NVYN; COG:T): protein MPGKNLTSKSGTLAYLAPEVYAGNGYDVRADWWSLGVLFYECIYNKRPFEGNSESSLSAVIQAAKPRFPVTNPPVSLTCMYAIQAALEPNPSKRMGHTWESFIHNDFFSMIDFMALERKEIEPVFIPSSEKTNFDATYDLEELLLEEAPLEARARRQKPRERLKDDATDKEIREDELYRMIETDFRNFDYTVAAYKKIASQTTQPNGQPAAAAGKENLQPGTAQTTDTATAAPATTNGNSPTDSNKLTRPPSNHSRRSAPGRPPPLPPYPQSYNPRAGNRSGPGMIVESPTGGVQVTLDGGGSWSDLARQDATLPADASGANNELDGKESGGGGVFGFLSRKKGRGNSPKPKERGVLGKEGARVVIG from the exons ATGCCAGGCAAAAACCTGACAAGCAAGTCCGGCACCTTGGCATATCTTGCCCCCGAGGTCTACGCAGGAAACGGCTATGACGTACGCGCTGATTGGTGGTCATTGGGTGTCTTATTCTACGAATGCATTTACAACAAG AGGCCGTTCGAGGGAAATTCCGAATCATCATTGAGCGCCGTTATTCAAGCTGCAAAGCCCAGGTTTCCCGTAACAAATCCTCCGGTGTCGCTTACATGCATGTACGCCATCCAGGCCGCCCTGGAACCCAATCCGAGCAAACGTATGGGCCACACATGGGAGAGCTTCATTCACAATGACTTTTTCTCCATGATCGATTTCATGGCCCTGGAAAGGAAGGAGATTGAGCCAGTGTTTATCCCATCATCCGAAAAAACCAACTTTGACGCTACTTACGATTTGGAAGAGCTgcttttggaggaggcgccgCTTGAGGCTCGTGCGCGCAGACAGAAACCTAGGGAAAGGTTAAAGGACGACGCGACAGACAAGGAGATTCGTGAGGACGAGCTCTACAGGATGATAGAGACGGATTTCCGCAACTTTGACTACACTGTGGCCGCTTATAAGAA AATCGCATCacaaaccacccaaccaaacGGGCAAccagcagccgccgccggcaaaGAAAACCTCCAGCCCGGCACCGCCCAAACAACCGACACGGCCACAGCCGCGCCCGCCACGACAAACGGCAACTCCCCAACCGACAGCAACAAACTCACCCGCCCCCCGTCAAACCACTCGCGACGCAGCGCCCCAGGCCGCCCTCCCCCGCTGCCGCCATACCCCCAGTCTTACAACCCCCGCGCTGGAAACCGTTCGGGACCAGGAATGATTGTCGAGTCCCCAACAGGCGGCGTACAGGTTACTCTCGACGGGGGCGGTAGCTGGAGCGACCTTGCCAGACAGGACGCGACACTCCCAGCGGACGCCTCTGGGGCGAATAACGAACTGGATGGAAAGGAAagcggcggtgggggtgtctTTGGGTTTTTgagcaggaagaaggggagggggaataGTCCGAAGCCTAAAGAAAGGGGTGTAttgggcaaggagggtgCGAGAGTGGTGATTGGGTAA